In the genome of Pseudomonas protegens, one region contains:
- a CDS encoding branched-chain amino acid ABC transporter substrate-binding protein, producing the protein MKSTAGATALVMILSSSLAAYADQEIRIGVAGPFTGSYSRLGAQVWNGTNAAAKQINAAGGINGKSIVLVKGDDACEPKQAVAVANRMIDTDHVQAVIGHVCSSSTLPASQIYSDANILMMTPASTANAITERGLDTVTRMVGRDSQQGEVAANYLHEQLQAKRIAIVHDKDSYGMGVALAVQQRLGEMGIKPVLFEGLTRGEKDFNALATKIKGLHADAVFYGGVAVEAGTLVRQIRESGVDAPFVAGDGIASDDFPVAAGGGQFIKGVLMVFGQDARQNSESQMAVAALRKEGFEPLGYTLYAYAALEAIAQTMQATQSHDGAVLGRWLRHNSVKTVAGNKRWDAKGDLATPDFVMYRWDDQGEYSVLH; encoded by the coding sequence ATGAAATCGACGGCAGGAGCAACGGCTCTGGTAATGATCCTCAGTTCATCACTAGCGGCTTATGCCGATCAGGAGATCCGCATAGGTGTGGCCGGCCCCTTCACCGGCAGCTACTCCAGGCTGGGCGCGCAGGTCTGGAACGGCACCAACGCAGCGGCCAAACAGATAAACGCCGCAGGTGGCATTAACGGCAAATCGATTGTCCTGGTCAAAGGAGACGATGCCTGCGAGCCCAAGCAAGCGGTGGCGGTAGCCAACCGGATGATCGATACCGACCATGTGCAGGCCGTCATCGGCCACGTCTGTTCCTCCTCCACCCTCCCCGCCTCGCAGATCTATTCGGACGCCAACATCCTGATGATGACTCCGGCGTCTACTGCCAACGCCATCACTGAACGGGGCCTGGACACTGTGACCCGAATGGTCGGACGCGACAGCCAGCAAGGTGAGGTTGCTGCCAATTATCTACATGAACAACTCCAGGCCAAACGCATCGCCATCGTGCACGACAAGGACTCCTACGGCATGGGCGTAGCCCTGGCCGTACAGCAGCGCCTGGGAGAGATGGGGATCAAACCTGTCCTGTTCGAAGGCCTTACACGCGGCGAGAAGGATTTCAATGCCCTGGCCACCAAGATCAAGGGCTTGCACGCGGACGCGGTCTTTTATGGTGGTGTCGCCGTGGAGGCTGGCACCCTGGTCCGACAGATACGCGAGTCGGGGGTCGATGCTCCCTTTGTGGCTGGCGATGGCATCGCCTCCGATGACTTTCCGGTTGCGGCCGGCGGTGGGCAGTTCATCAAGGGGGTCTTGATGGTGTTCGGCCAAGACGCACGGCAAAACAGTGAAAGCCAGATGGCAGTAGCCGCGTTGCGCAAGGAAGGATTCGAACCTCTGGGATACACGCTGTATGCCTACGCGGCGCTTGAAGCCATTGCTCAGACCATGCAAGCCACCCAATCCCATGATGGCGCGGTACTGGGACGGTGGCTAAGGCACAACAGTGTAAAAACCGTTGCTGGCAATAAGCGCTGGGACGCCAAGGGAGACCTGGCGACGCCTGACTTCGTGATGTACCGCTGGGATGATCAGGGCGAGTACAGCGTCTTGCACTGA
- a CDS encoding ABC transporter substrate-binding protein, whose amino-acid sequence MFKNVIASLALATLCTYAQADALTVVSVGGINKQSQQEAFYTPFEMQHSVAVRAAQYNGEIGMIKAQVDTRSVTWDVVEVDHAELQRGCEEGLFERLPAIPGVRKEDFVEDGISECGVGIFIWSTALAYDPKALSKAPKEWADLWDLESFPGKRALRKGAKLTLEIALMADGVPRDQVYQVLRQPGGVDRAFRKLDQIKTQIQWWESGAQPMQWLAAGDVSMTSVYISRAISAQKEGYDFPLVWNGSLYDMDSWAIVKGSRNQEAALKFIAFASLPQQQKIFAEKMFNGPTHKQTLELIAAETRNSFPTSEQNMAQALKVDSDFWIDHGTELEERFNAWAAR is encoded by the coding sequence ATGTTTAAAAACGTGATAGCCAGTTTGGCCTTGGCTACCCTCTGCACCTATGCCCAAGCCGATGCATTGACGGTCGTTTCCGTGGGTGGAATAAATAAACAATCTCAGCAGGAGGCGTTCTACACCCCCTTTGAGATGCAGCATTCTGTAGCCGTGCGAGCAGCGCAATACAACGGCGAAATCGGCATGATCAAGGCTCAGGTGGATACCCGAAGCGTTACCTGGGATGTGGTTGAAGTCGACCATGCCGAGTTGCAGCGCGGATGCGAGGAGGGGCTGTTCGAGCGCTTGCCGGCGATTCCCGGAGTGCGCAAGGAGGACTTCGTCGAAGACGGGATAAGCGAATGTGGGGTCGGTATTTTTATCTGGTCTACCGCTCTGGCTTATGACCCTAAAGCGCTGTCGAAAGCCCCAAAAGAATGGGCGGACCTTTGGGATCTGGAGAGCTTTCCTGGCAAGCGGGCTCTGCGCAAAGGCGCGAAGCTGACTCTGGAAATCGCCCTGATGGCCGACGGCGTGCCACGCGATCAGGTCTATCAGGTGCTGCGACAACCTGGTGGCGTGGACCGGGCCTTTCGCAAACTGGACCAGATCAAGACACAGATACAGTGGTGGGAGTCAGGCGCTCAGCCGATGCAATGGCTGGCGGCTGGAGATGTCAGCATGACCTCTGTGTACATCAGCCGGGCAATCAGTGCGCAAAAGGAGGGGTACGACTTCCCGTTGGTGTGGAATGGCAGTCTCTATGACATGGATAGCTGGGCCATAGTCAAAGGCAGCCGGAACCAGGAAGCAGCGCTGAAATTCATAGCGTTTGCGAGCTTGCCGCAGCAGCAAAAGATATTCGCCGAAAAGATGTTCAACGGTCCGACTCATAAGCAGACCCTGGAACTGATCGCTGCCGAAACGCGCAACAGTTTTCCGACCTCTGAGCAGAACATGGCGCAGGCCCTGAAGGTTGATAGCGACTTCTGGATTGATCACGGGACAGAGCTTGAAGAGCGCTTCAACGCTTGGGCTGCGCGCTAA